A genomic window from Ruminiclostridium cellulolyticum H10 includes:
- a CDS encoding ACT domain-containing protein, translating to MLVKQISVFLENKSGRLADVTRTLADNNINICAMSIADTTDFGILRLIVNKPEEAESALSEQQFTVSCTSVIAIGVEDKPGGLAKALDILRDNGISIEYMYAFVGKTGNEAFVILRVENPETAIETLLKYGIEILPNDKIYCA from the coding sequence ATGCTTGTTAAACAGATTTCAGTTTTTTTAGAAAACAAATCAGGAAGGTTGGCTGATGTAACCAGAACACTTGCGGATAATAACATTAATATCTGTGCCATGTCTATAGCTGATACTACGGATTTTGGTATATTGAGACTTATTGTTAATAAGCCGGAAGAGGCTGAAAGTGCTTTGAGTGAGCAGCAGTTTACGGTAAGCTGTACCAGTGTCATAGCAATCGGTGTTGAAGATAAACCGGGAGGACTTGCAAAGGCATTGGACATTCTTCGGGACAATGGTATAAGCATTGAATATATGTATGCTTTTGTAGGAAAAACAGGGAACGAAGCATTTGTTATTTTGAGGGTTGAAAACCCTGAAACGGCAATAGAAACTTTATTAAAATACGGAATAGAAATATTACCCAATGATAAAATTTATTGTGCATAA
- a CDS encoding 4'-phosphopantetheinyl transferase family protein → MKGWGFLVNLYGIRVSACTDDDTIELLKKLISDERKAKMERFIFKEDSIRCLLGEVISRYAISKHLNCKNVDISFKADSFSKPYLDNTNGSVFFNISHSGNWVVCVLSSKPSGIDVEFIKQTDFGIAKRFFTREEYETLMNQPADYRSKYFFKLWTLKESYIKADGRGLSLPLDSFSIKIDSDLISLSTQNKLTNCFFRQFEIDAAHIVSVCSEEDSFPNEISYVSVQEILKSLC, encoded by the coding sequence ATGAAAGGTTGGGGTTTCTTGGTTAATTTGTATGGAATAAGGGTTTCAGCTTGCACTGATGACGATACAATTGAATTATTAAAAAAGCTAATTTCTGATGAGAGAAAAGCTAAAATGGAAAGGTTTATTTTTAAAGAGGATTCCATAAGATGTCTCCTTGGTGAAGTCATTTCCAGATATGCCATAAGTAAACATCTTAACTGCAAAAACGTTGATATAAGTTTTAAAGCGGATTCTTTTAGTAAACCATATCTCGATAATACAAACGGTTCTGTTTTTTTTAATATATCCCATTCCGGGAACTGGGTTGTTTGCGTTCTTTCAAGTAAACCCTCCGGAATAGACGTAGAATTTATTAAACAAACGGATTTCGGTATTGCAAAAAGGTTCTTTACTAGAGAAGAGTACGAAACTCTTATGAACCAGCCAGCCGACTACCGTTCAAAATATTTCTTTAAGCTATGGACATTAAAGGAAAGCTATATAAAGGCTGATGGGAGAGGGTTGTCACTGCCTCTTGATTCCTTTTCCATAAAAATAGATTCCGATCTCATATCACTTTCAACACAAAATAAACTTACAAATTGCTTTTTTCGGCAATTTGAAATTGACGCTGCCCATATCGTGTCTGTTTGTTCTGAAGAAGACAGTTTCCCCAACGAAATAAGCTATGTATCTGTCCAGGAAATCCTTAAATCATTATGTTAA
- a CDS encoding thioesterase II family protein, translating into MKNTINLFCFPYAGGSSSVFSKLKRYADKNIKVVPVELAGRGQRIGEPFYKNMNEAINDIYDKISSFTYEQPFAFFGHSMGSSMVFELSHKILQNQKKEPIHLFISGRCPPINHKDDKKIHGLPDNKFIEEVYELGGTPKEVFENMELRRVFLPILRADYKLVEEYQYFEKANKLSCDISVFNGKDDRMTNLDGMKGWGDYTSGKTNIFEFDGGHFFLHNQMKEIMDIMNKTLHR; encoded by the coding sequence ATGAAGAATACAATTAATCTGTTTTGCTTTCCATATGCCGGTGGCTCTTCAAGCGTATTTTCCAAGTTAAAACGCTACGCTGATAAAAATATAAAAGTAGTGCCTGTCGAACTTGCAGGCAGAGGACAAAGGATAGGGGAGCCATTTTATAAAAATATGAACGAAGCTATAAACGATATTTACGATAAAATATCATCATTTACATATGAACAGCCATTCGCCTTTTTCGGACATAGTATGGGAAGTTCAATGGTGTTTGAACTATCCCATAAAATACTTCAAAACCAAAAAAAAGAGCCGATCCATTTGTTTATTTCAGGGCGATGCCCACCGATAAATCATAAGGATGATAAAAAAATACACGGTTTACCCGATAACAAATTTATAGAAGAAGTTTATGAACTCGGAGGCACACCCAAAGAAGTTTTTGAAAATATGGAATTACGTCGAGTATTCTTGCCTATACTAAGGGCAGACTATAAGCTGGTAGAAGAATATCAGTATTTTGAAAAAGCTAACAAATTGAGCTGTGATATATCAGTTTTTAATGGAAAAGATGATAGAATGACTAACTTGGATGGAATGAAAGGATGGGGAGATTATACGTCAGGTAAAACTAATATTTTTGAATTTGATGGAGGACACTTTTTTCTGCATAATCAAATGAAGGAAATAATGGATATAATGAATAAAACTTTACATCGTTAA